A stretch of DNA from Limnohabitans sp. MORI2:
ACGTTTGGCATCTTCTTTGATGCTGTAGTTGGTTTTGGCATACTGATCGGCGACAAACTCGGTGACGCGGCTATCGAGGTCACGTTTTGGCAGGCTCAAATACGCCTCTGTTTCCGACCCATCTCGTTCAATTTTGGCGCCGCCATTACGGGCGATCCGAATCATGGGCGCGTTTTCACTCAAGGCATGGATGTACATTTGGTACACCTTTTCATTGCGCGCATGTATGACCGCACGCTCAAATAAACGTGCGCCATAACCACGTCCACGCGCATGTGCAGAGACTGAAACACCAAACTCTGAATTGGGCGCGTGTCCCTCATGTCGAATCAAGGCCAGATGAGCCATGGCGATGATTTCTAAATCTGTATTAAAAATGCCGTAGATTTCATCGCGATCAAAATTCAAGTTGTTCACATATTGCTGAATCTGTGCATCAGTGGCTGCGTAGCCAAAGCGCAAATATCGATCTCGCTCTGACAAACCCTGTAAATGCCATAGGATTTGCGGCAAATGCTCTGATGACAGTGGCGCAATTGGAACCAGCGCCCCTTCCGTTTTACGCAGCTGCTCTTGAGCGGCCCCTGTCAGGCGTAGCATATGACGTCCCCCTTCCAGGGTGGTTTTGGCGATAGTTTCTACGAGAGTCATGTTTGCATTATACGGGTTTTCCCTCATTCTTGCATTAATCTGACAACATACGAACATTACGCTTAATTTCTGGTTGTAACTCTGCTTACAACTTTATGAGTGCAGTTGATGTGTACCTGTCAAAATCGAATGCCATTAATAGGTTGGGATCAATATGCACAGGTTACCTGCAGGCGTTGTTTTTTTTGAGAGAGGTTGGCTGTCATCTAATAACGTATTAATTTCGGATGAGGAACAGGCAGTTCTGGTAGACACTGGCTATTGGACGCATGCCAAGCAGACGCATGCGTTGGTTACATCGCACCTTGGGACGCGGCGGCTCAGTGGAATTCTCAACACGCATTTACACAGCGATCATTGCGGTGGTAACGCTTACTTTCAAGCCATTGATCCAAGCATAGAGACCTATATTCCACCTGGGCATGCAAATTATGTAGATGCATGGAATCCAGCGGCATTGACTTACATCCCGACGGGACAACACTGCCCAGCGTTTTTCAAGACCCATGTGTTGAAGGATGGTGATACTTTTCTTATTGGTTCTAATGAGTGGCGGGTTCACGCTGCCCCCGGGCATGATCCACACTCCGTGGTGATTTTTAACAAAGCAAACGGGATTTTGATTTCCGCTGATGCACTATGGGAAAACGGCTTCGGCGTTGTGTTTCCTGAAATCGAAGGTTTGTCTGCCTTTGATGAGGTAGGCCAAACCTTGAAGCTAATTGAAGGCCTCGAACCGAAACTTATCTTGCCCGGCCATGGCGGGCTTTTTGATGATGTTACTGGCGCATTGGCACGCGCATGGAGCCGATTAAAACAGTTTCGAAATGCGCCTGATAAACATGCAATTTATGCTGCCAAAGTGTTGTTGAAATTCAAATTGCTCGAGTTTCAAAAAATACCATTTGATGATTTTCTAGCTTGGGCACAAGCCACCCGATATTTGGGTTTGTTGCACGAAGCGTATGGGAAAGAACTCACCTTCGAAAACTGGGTTGTTGGTTTGTGTAAAGACTTAGAAAAAAGTGGCGCATGTACTCTCCAAGACGCACATATCTTTAATACAAATTAAGAGACCAAAAAACAAAAACCCCCACTCGAATGAGCGGGGGTTTTTGAGGCTGTAAGAGCCTGACGATGTCCTACTTTCACACGGGAATCCGCACTATCATCGGCGCTAAGTCGTTTCACGGTCCTGTTCGGGATGGGAAGGAGTGGTACCAACTTGCTATGGTCATCAGGCATAACTTGTTGTCACCTTGACTGGGTCAAGGCAACGAATTCATAGAGTGATATCAGATTTATTTTGAATGCGTCACTTGGCATAACTTCCTTGATCACAACAAACCAGTTAAGGTTTCGATCAAAGTTATAGGGTCAAGCCGCACGAGCAATTAGTATCAGTTAGCTTAACGTATTACTACGCTTCCACACCTGACCTATCAACGTCCTGGTCTTGAACGACTCTTTAGGGGGCTCAAGGCCCCGGCAGATCTCATCTTGAAACGAGTTTCCCGCTTAGATGCTTTCAGCGGTTATCTCTTCCACACATAGCTACTCGGCAATGCCACTGGCGTGACAACCGATACACCAGAGGTGTGTCCACTCCGGTCCTCTCGTACTAGGAGCAGGCTTCCTCAAATCTGCAGCGCCCACGGAAGATAGGGACCAAACTGTCTCACGACGTTTTAAACCCAGCTCACGTACCTCTTTAAATGGCGAACAGCCATACCCTTGGGACCGGCTACAGCCCCAGGATGAGATGAGCCGACATCGAGGTGCCAAACACCGCCGTCGATAT
This window harbors:
- a CDS encoding GNAT family N-acetyltransferase; this encodes MRENPYNANMTLVETIAKTTLEGGRHMLRLTGAAQEQLRKTEGALVPIAPLSSEHLPQILWHLQGLSERDRYLRFGYAATDAQIQQYVNNLNFDRDEIYGIFNTDLEIIAMAHLALIRHEGHAPNSEFGVSVSAHARGRGYGARLFERAVIHARNEKVYQMYIHALSENAPMIRIARNGGAKIERDGSETEAYLSLPKRDLDSRVTEFVADQYAKTNYSIKEDAKRFWNFLAKVQEIRQGVRNARHQAAE
- a CDS encoding MBL fold metallo-hydrolase, coding for MHRLPAGVVFFERGWLSSNNVLISDEEQAVLVDTGYWTHAKQTHALVTSHLGTRRLSGILNTHLHSDHCGGNAYFQAIDPSIETYIPPGHANYVDAWNPAALTYIPTGQHCPAFFKTHVLKDGDTFLIGSNEWRVHAAPGHDPHSVVIFNKANGILISADALWENGFGVVFPEIEGLSAFDEVGQTLKLIEGLEPKLILPGHGGLFDDVTGALARAWSRLKQFRNAPDKHAIYAAKVLLKFKLLEFQKIPFDDFLAWAQATRYLGLLHEAYGKELTFENWVVGLCKDLEKSGACTLQDAHIFNTN